The window ttgcgATTCATATAAAGCACCGCACGCAAAAAGCAAAaccaacataattttatttctgAAATAGACATGATTTTGGGAAATTCTCAAAGTAGAATCATGGaatagaatataaaaaaataaataaaaaaatttagccATAGCAAGAGATTATATACTTGATGAAGAAAAGCGATTGATATCGCTTTTCTTTATTTGCAAATTTTACGAGAAAATTATATGGAGAGAAATTCAGTGtacagagaaaaaaaaggaaactcaCCGCTACACACTCggttcttcttgttttttttaaagatatggGTCAGTAAAATTTTACGTGGGTCGGGTAAAGTTTAGTTGGATCCGGGTTTGATTTGgagaaataattgtttttgcTTAATCTAAATTCCAGCCAATTAAAGATTGCCACATCATTAATGAAAAGATTAATTATTACTCATAAAAAATCTGTTAAGTGAAAGGGTAATATAGGTCCATATAGGTGGAtgaaagggtatttttgagcccaaaggtggatgaagggtatttttgttcCATTCCCTATActtgaagggtattttaggcccttctccGTAATATATATTACATTTTTGAACTGTTAAACTAGAAACAAGATTTAGGATTTTTCAAGTGGACCAAAATACAGATATTGATGCAGAGCACTTAAAGTCTGTTGCTTGCCGATACTCTAAAAGtagtagtatatttttggagaatctaaCATGAGTGGAGAGTACACGCGCAACTTAGCTTAAATTGTGTTGGTCCAAAAGGAATGCCCCTTGATACCATAAACAAAAAATACCATGTCAgctttttattcaataatagtACAAAGATGACTAAACAATTTTAAGCTCAAACACAATGTTATAAGAAGGCAAGATACGAACTAATGTCACAATATTTACAGGTAAATCGTTTTTTTTCTTCctgtttttcaattattatcATTAAAGTATTTTGTATTCCAAAGGTTATACTCATCCATTGGTATGGTATAGAAGAAGTGTTCAATTTGCTCGACCTCGCCCTGTGTCTCTCTCTTTATTGGAGCTAGGCTCTCCTTGTAATTGAAAACCCAACAGCCAGCAATGTTAAGGTCCAGCTGAAATCCAAGATCGGTAACTTGTCTTGTTTTAGGGTCATATCGCACCAGCTGTGAAGTTTCTGTGATCTCGAAAACCATCATATCATTATCCAAGATGTTGCGAGGCCAATGAGCATCTATATGAGGTTGTACAGTTAGAACTTTGGACCAATTTCCGTCTTGTTTCATTACCCACACATCGTATATGGATGTCATTGGTTTACCAGGGTCTCCGGTTAACATAGCAAGTGAGCCGCCATGCAATGTAAGTGTCCCCCAATGTTCACTTGGAATATCTGGGACTTGCATCTCCCCAAACTGTTCGCTGCCCATGTCAAAAGAGCGAATCGTGTAGATGTCATCAAGGCCCCTACAAAGCCAATAATAAACCCCGTTGAGATAAGTGGCGTCAAGGGGTGCAGATAAGGTAGAACTGGGAGGGAATTCAGGAGTAAGGTGTTTCCATGAATTGTTGCATGAGGAATAGACACAGGCATAGACACGATTATTAGCACCTTCTCCCAGTTCATCCCAGAACACTCGAATCCATACAACCTTATAATCTAGAGTCAACAGGTCAAATCCCAATCCGAACTGATGATCATGGTCCGAGAAAAAGGCCTTAATCACAAAAGGCGCAGGAGGCAGAGACCTGAACTCTCTGGTGGCAGGATTCCACAAACCCAAGCAGACATTGTATCCATAAAACTTCTTCTGCACTAAGAATAAGCCATTAACTGGACCAGCAACACACGTGAAATCAGTGATCCTCGGAAGCTGAAGGAGAGTTTTTTGTTCAGGGGTCACACCTGGAACAATTTCTTCAGGGAGCAAGGAGAATACAACAGACCTTACGATGGGGTGTACTTCACGTGCTACTTTCAAGTTGCAAACAAGGAGGCGGGCACAATTGTTCTTGtgatgaaaatgtttttcaatgaAACTCGGACTTTTGATGAGAGCATACCAGTGCTTGCACACACATTTGAAACGCAAGAGTGATTCCACTGGCAATCTCAATAGAATATCAACTACTAGATCTTCTGGTAAAGGACGGCGACCATCCATACTGGTGGAAATATAAGTAGAATGAGGCAACTTACAAACATATTGAAAGAGAATAGATCTAGAAAACATGCATTAATAGAACACACAGTGCAACGAAGAAGATCAAGCAGCAGCATTACCATGTGAAGCAAAAAAGGGGAAGTTACACATTTGACCACTCGGCCACAAATATTTACATCCGCAAGCCAATACACATATTATGggtaaacatatttttaaaaatattttgacaaaatttcCTGTAGATCAATTTGGGAGAAAAGATCCAAAATAGTTCTTTATGTTTGGTTTCAGACTCAAAGTCATCCCTTCCCTTTCTTTTATATGGTGCACTAATAGTCCTTTAAGTTTCAAGTGTTAGTGCACTTCTAGTCTCTTGATTAACATCCATTTACTCATTAACGTTTTGATCCTTTACACATCCATTTATGGCCTCCGCTGTATACGTTCTGGtacaaaacaaattaattctTAGATTTATCTTAGCAATTGCAGATGAGTCTTCATTTGTACTTCGTTTTATTTTTTGGCTCTGCATCTTCATTGTTTGGTGTGCATCATTCAAGATTTGCTAATTCTTTAACTTTCTCCTTTATTTTCGATACACAATTAATAAGCTGACTAAGTCTTTGGGTTTTTCCTGAATAAAAGTTACTTGCGCTTTGCCTATATATCTGGAGCATAaccaaagaataaaataaaaacaagaaaaaaggaaaaatatattacataCTTAGTCTTCGTGTATCAATATCTCAAATTAGCATCGGATAAAGGGTGTGTTCCGTAGAAAATAGTTTCTAATCAAAATTTTTGGAAAAGATTTTCTTAGGAAAACAAGTTCCATACGTGACacttcaaaattcaaatgaagaaaatgacttTCTAAAGGAAGTAGGGAAAACAAGTTTCATATGTGACATTTCAATTGAGTATGTCCTCCCACTCTCTAAGACACCACATATTCACCTCACTCCCGTAGCTACCATACCCACTACCCTACACATCTACCCCACCTCCGTCCCTCATAGTATGTCTAGATTATACATAAATGCTTTTAgaataactttaaattttttttgcttaTATACCAAACACAAAATATACATAAGAGTCTCActtattttcctagaaaatatttttcaaaaaatattttccttggTACCGACACACCCAAAGTTCCAATGTCCTCGGATAATATCAGCCAAATAGAGTCAATAAGAGGAGACTAGTAAAGAAGTAGTCATGTGGTTTTCTAGTCTTTTCATTAACtagtcaataattatttttgagctACAAATCAAATTAGCATATAGAGCAATTTTGCAGGTAATTTAAGGAGCATGAAACAGTAAATACCCTTTTCTACTAATATCAATCTACAAATCCTTGGAAATGGAACAATTTTAACTTACCCAATATTGAAATGTAAAAGATGGAAAGAAGTAAAAAGAATTAGCATAAACAGAAACAATGGCAGCAAAACCCTATATCCATCCCCAAACAGCACAAATTCAGATTcagattcaaattcaaaataataatcagAAATCTAACCTTATAAGCTGATGAAGAAGACGTGGCGGACaaggaaaaaatggaaaaagagaTATTGGATCGATTGATTGGTGTTGTAGAAATACCTCAACAGTTGACTACTTCCTCACACTTCTTTcgtcattttattttactactTCTTGGGAACGCGTTTGttccttattattattaaatttttatatactaaaaagttgagttataaaatagaaaatgctCAAATTAACAATAGTAGTTTTaccatttatattttatttactaaataattaaaaaatatatactcgAGCATTTTTTGTTAACCTTCATTTGTTGTTTCTCACTCTCTTTTCTTCTCatgttgaaatttgattgtgcaATTACCTTCCTATGATACCATCAATCTTTGTAAAATTGGTTCTGTTTTTGCATAATAGTGGAGAATGATTCTTCATAttcaactttttattttgaatagtaATGGACAATTACTATTCAAATGCAgatctagtttttttttaaccttACATTTATTGAATCTTGCATGTGTACATtaatgatatataatattttattaattaggtATTTGATTTAGTGTAGGGGCAAAATGATAATCCAACTATACACTTTTGAGTTTTCATNgcctatacttttatttttcgaaccccctgaacgaaaatcctggatccgccactgttCCTATGATAACATCAATCTTTGTGAAATTGGTTCTTAAAaagcaaattcaaattttaattttggaagTGTTTTTACATAATAGTGGAGAATGATTCTTCATATtcaacttttaattttgaattgtaaTGAACAATTACTATTCAAATACAAATCTAGTTTTTTCTTTAACCTTACATTTATTGAATCTTTAATGTGTACGTTAatgatatataataatttattaattaggtATTTGATTTAGTGtaggggcaa of the Solanum stenotomum isolate F172 unplaced genomic scaffold, ASM1918654v1 scaffold37231, whole genome shotgun sequence genome contains:
- the LOC125852572 gene encoding F-box/kelch-repeat protein At3g23880-like isoform X1, which translates into the protein MDGRRPLPEDLVVDILLRLPVESLLRFKCVCKHWYALIKSPSFIEKHFHHKNNCARLLVCNLKVAREVHPIVRSVVFSLLPEEIVPGVTPEQKTLLQLPRITDFTCVAGPVNGLFLVQKKFYGYNVCLGLWNPATREFRSLPPAPFVIKAFFSDHDHQFGLGFDLLTLDYKVVWIRVFWDELGEGANNRVYACVYSSCNNSWKHLTPEFPPSSTLSAPLDATYLNGVYYWLCRGLDDIYTIRSFDMGSEQFGEMQVPDIPSEHWGTLTLHGGSLAMLTGDPGKPMTSIYDVWVMKQDGNWSKVLTVQPHIDAHWPRNILDNDMMVFEITETSQLVRYDPKTRQVTDLGFQLDLNIAGCWVFNYKESLAPIKRETQGEVEQIEHFFYTIPMDEYNLWNTKYFNDNN
- the LOC125852572 gene encoding F-box/kelch-repeat protein At3g23880-like isoform X2, with the translated sequence MDGHRPLPEDLVVDILLRLPVESLLRFKCVCKHWYALIKSPSFIEKHFHHNNNCARLLVCNLKVAREVHPIVKSVVFSLLPEEIVPGVTPEQKTLLQLQRITDFTCVAGPVNGLFLVQKKFYGDDVCLGLWNPATREFRSLPPAPFEIQAFFSHHDHQLGLGFDLLTLDYKVVWIRVFWDELGQGANNRVYACVYSSCNNSWKHLTPEFPPSSTLSAPLDATYLNGVYYWLCRGLDDIYTIRSFDMGSEQFGEMQVPDIPSEHWGTLTLHGGSLAMLTGDPGKPMTSIYDVWVMKQDGNWSKVLTVQPHIDAHWPRNILDNDMMVFEITETSQLVRYDPKTRQVTDLGFQLDLNIAGCWVFNYKESLAPIKRETQGEVEQIEHFFYTIPMDEYNLWNTKYFNDNN